The Pseudomonadota bacterium nucleotide sequence GTCACGCCTTTGGTCTTCATGAGGCCACCTTGACGACTTTCTATCGGATCTTTGGGGATGTTCGTCCATCCGACGAGATCATGCGCTTGATCGGCGGGTCGCAGTGATCGCCGCGTTACTTACGGTGGTCGAAGCGTTTTTCTGACCCCGTTCTGCCAGAAAGACTGACAAATTTGGCCAATTCCCGGGTTGGAAGCGGCGATAACGCAGCCTATGGTGCGGCCTTCAGATACGCAGATCGGGGGATATGCGATGTCGATGGCACAACGGCTTGGTGCCGAGTTTCTGGGAACATTCTGGCTGGTTTTCGGGGGATGCGGTTCGGCAGTCTTGGCCGCGGCCTTTCCGGAAGTCGGCATTGGCCTTCTGGGCGTTTCGCTCGCCTTTGGTCTTACCGTGCTGACCATGGCTTACGCGGTCGGTCACATTTCAGGCGGCCACTTCAATCCGGCGGTGACGCTGGGCCTTTGGGCCGGCGGCCGTTTTGGCGCGGGCCAGGTGATCCCATACTGGGTCGCCCAGGTCGTCGGCGCGATCGCCGCAGCGGCGGTGCTTTACGTCATCGCCAGCGGTAACGCGGAATTTGGTCTGGAGACCGGTTTCGCCGCCAACGGCTTCGGCGAAAACTCGCCGGGCGGTTACACGATCGTCGCGGCCCTGGCGGCCGAGATCGTGCTGACGTTCTTCTTCATCTTGATCATCATGGGCGTCACCGATAAACGCGCGCCGGCCGGCTTCGCGCCGCTCGCGATCGGCCTGGCGCTGACGTTGATCCACCTGATCTCGATCCCTGTCACCAACACGTCGGTTAATCCGGCGCGTTCGACCGGTCAGGCGATCTTTGTCGGTGACTGGGCGCTGGCGCAGCTCTGGCTGTTCTGGGTTGCCCCGCTGATCGGCGGCGCACTCGGCGGTATCGTCTATCGCTGGCTCGGCAAGTCGGACGACAGCTAGAGCGGATCGCGACTAATCAGAGCCACTTAGTGGCACTGATTAATCGCGTGAATCCGCTCTCGATCAGATGGTTAGAGCAGATTCACGTCTTCTATCTGGATCGCAGGCGATTCAGATAGAAGACGATCTGCTTTAAGGCGCGATCGGCCCGCCATCCCAGGCGAACACCTTGCCGGTGTCGGCAGGGTTCAGCCGGTCGAGCACGGTGAGCAGGTTGCCTGCGGCGGTGGCGGGCGTGACAAGTGTGCCCGCCGGTACACCGCCTTGAAAGGGCTCCGACAACGCCGTGTCGACCGTGCCCGGATGCAAGCCGACACACAGTGCTGAGGGGTTACGACGCGTCAGTTCGATCGAGAGCGTCCTGATGATCATGTTGAGCGCGGCCTTGGACGCGCGGTAACTGTGCCAGCCGCCGAGCTGGTTGTCGCCGATGCTGCCGACGCGCGCCGACAGAACGGCGAAGGCCGCCTTTCGGTCCTCGGCCAGTAGCGGCAGCATGTGTTTGGCGATCAGCGCCGGCCCGATCGTGTTGATTTGAAAGGCTTGCGCCATGGTCGCGCCATCCAGCGCGCGCCATGACTTCTCCGGCTTCAGCGTGTCGCCGTCGTGCAGGATGCCGGTCGCGACAATGATCAGGTCAAGCGGAGCGGCTTCGGCCGCTAGCCGTGCGGCGGCCGCCGCGATCGACGCTTCGTCCGTCAGATCCAGTCTCAGCTCAGTCCCGTGCTTGCACTGGCTGTCCGGTAAGCTGCGCGCCAGGCCGTGAACAGTGCCGAAGCGGGGGCATGAGCGCAGCGCATCGGTTAACGCGCCGCCGATACCGCCACTGGCGCCGATCACCACAGCGCTTGCATCCGTGCCGAACGATGTCAGGAGAGGGGCCTTTTGTGCTTGGTCATGCATAACGTGCGACGTTCATCCGGTTCGCTCGCTGATACGTAACAAGATCCGACACAGATTGACCGGTGACACCACCATGTTTGTCCGATGCCTGATGGTCTTTGCTGCTCTCTTGGGCGGTGCGTCGACTGCGGCTGCTGACGGATCGCAGTCGGCCCACGATTTTTTCTTTACCGCCATTGAGGGCGGGCCGCTGCCGCTCTCCCAGTACGAGGGGAGTGTCGTCCTGGTCGTGAACACGGCCTCGCGCTGCGGTTTCACACGCCAATACGACGACCTGCAGGCAGTCTGGGACCGCTACCGCGACCAGGGCCTGGTCGTGCTGGGCGTGCCGTCCAATGATTTCGGCGGCCAGGAGCCGGGCACGGAAGCGGAGATCAAGGAGTTTTGCGAGGTGAACTTCAGCATCGACTTTCCGATGACCACCAAGGAACACGTCAAGGGTCAGGCCGCGCATCCATTCTATGCCTGGGCGGTAAGTGAGATGGGGTCGATGGCCAAGCCGATGTGGAACTTCCACAAGTACCTGATCGACGGCGATGGCCGCCTGGTCGACTGGTTCTCAAGCCCAACTGCGCCGACATCCGATCGTATGACACGGGCTATCGAGGAGCAGCTGGCGCGCCTCGATACGGCCGGCGGATGATGAGGCGGCTTACGCCGTGACGGCTCGTGCGACGGAAACGGTCATGGAGAGCGCATCCTCGACAGTGCCGATACCGGCGCCGGCGCTTTGGCTTGGCGCGTCGGGCGCGGTCCCCTTCGTCACGCTGGCGGTGGCGAGCCTGACGGTTGATAGCGCGTCGCAGGCGCCCGTCATCGTCGCGCTCGGGTTCTACGGCGCGGTGATCCTTTCCTTTCTGGGCGGTGTGCAGTGGGGGTTGGCCATAAAGGATCACGAAGCGGCGGGCGCGAGCTTCAACCGTCTTGGGCTGAGTGTCGTACCGTCGCTGATTGCTTGGCTCGCTCTCCTCCTGCCTGCGCTGGCCGGATTGCCGCTACTGGCCGTTGCCTTCATCGCGGCATACGTCGGCGACCGGCGAGCCGGGCAACGTGGCCTTGCACCGGCGTGGTATCCCAGGCTGCGCCTGCCGCTCACTGTGGTGGTCGTCGCGTCGCTGCTGGCCGCCAGCGTGTCGCTCGCGTGGGCTATCTGAGACCACGTGGTTGCGAACCGGGAAAGGATAACCGCTCGCCATGATCCGCCCCACACCCATCGCACCCGGCCCGGGCCAGGAATCGGTCTGGGACTATCCGCGCCCGCCGCGCCTGGAGCGGGTCGAGGCGGACCTGCGTGTCGTCTTCGCCGATGAGACGGTCGCCGACAGCCGGGACGGTTATCGTGTCTTGGAGACGAGCCATCCGCCGGTCTATTACATCCCGCCCCAGGACGTGCGGCTTGACCTGTTGCGCGAAAGCAAGATGCGTTCGTTCTGTGAGTTCAAAGGTGTTGCCGCCTATTGGACGCTTGCTGTCGGCGACCGCCGTTCAGAACACGCCGCCTGGGGATATCCCGAGCCCACCGCGCGCTTTGCGGCGATCGCTGGTTATGTTGCCTTCTATGCCTCGCGCGTAGACGCCTGCTGGGTCGGCGATGAGCGGGTCGATGCGCAAGTGGGTGACTTCTACGGTGGTTGGATTACTTCCGCCATCGTCGGACCGTTCAAGGGCGGCGAGGGCACGTTCGGCTGGTAGTCGACGCCGTCGATCTGAACATCCCGCCCCGGCGATTCTCTTGCGGGGCAATTGGCTGCATGATAGAGAACATTTGATGAACAAGGGGATCGGGATGAAGATCGATTACGTGGAATTGCCGGCGATCGATTTCGCGGCGACCAAGGCGTTTTATGGCGCGGCATTCGGCTGGACGTTCGAGGAATGGGGCGATGCCTATATGGCCTTTTCCAAAGCCGGCCTTGAAGGCGGTTTCCGCAAAGTGAGCGAGCGTCCGCCCCGTGGCGGCGCGTTGGTAATTCTCTATGCCGACGACTTGGCCACCGCCGAGAAAGCGGTGATGAGCGTCGGCGGCGAAATCGCCGAACGGCACGACTTCCCCGGCGGCCGGCGGATACACTTTCACGACCCCTCCGGCAACGAACTGGCGATCTGGACGAAGGCCTAAGGTCTGGCCTAGTTGTCTGCTTGTGAAGCCTCATCGAACGCGGACGCCAGTCCTTCGTCCTCGTCGCCGCGCAGAAGCGGGATCGCCTTGTCGAACTGCGGCCAGGCGAGTTTGCTTTCGACACAGAAGTGATAGGCCGGTTCGAACGCCGTGGGATCGTCGAGGCTGCCCAACCCCACTTCCATGCCCGGTTCGTACTCTGGCCAGGGTGCCTTGATGTATCGCAGGCCGATCGAGCTGCCGCAATCCGTGCAGAAGTAGCGTTCCAGAAGCGGGGTCGCCCTATGGCTGGACGGTGCACCTGCGATAAAGCGCAAGGCGCCTTCGGGAAACTTCGCACCGGCCCAAAACGCGCTGCCGGTATAGCGTTGGCAGTAGCGGCAATGACAGGCGTAGACCTCATTGGGCGGTTGATCGGCTTCGTAGCGCACAGCGCCGCACAGACAGCCGCCGGTAATCGGTTTGGGCATGCGTCTCTCCCAGTGTGTCGACGGTGCCGCTCGCACCGTTGCCATGCCATCAGCTTGCAGCAAGATCGGGTGTTGGGCAAAGCGACCAGTCGGGCGTTTCGCCATTGGTCCGGCCCGTCGGTTCTTGTAACGTCAAGACGTTGTCGGCGATCGCGCCGCAAGAGCTGAGAGGCCCCATGTCGCAACCGTCGCCGGAACTCCTTGGCGAAGTCTTCTCCGATGCCAGGCCGGCGGAGGATCCGGTCCTGTTCGGCTATGCCGACCTGGAGCCGAAGGGCGCGTTCGAGGCGCGTAGCTTCCAGACCTTCCGGCTGACCTATGTGACCGGCCGCTATGGCCTGGACGACACCGGTTCGATCCGCATCGTCTTCCGCTTTACCGCCGACGGCGGCGCGCTACAGATGACCGATCCCGCCGGCCTGAACTATGTCACCGCGACCAGCTCCAACGGCGTTCCGCTCAACCTTTCGTTCAACGCGAACGGTCATCAACGGCCCTGGTATCAGGCGCTGACCGTGACGGTTTCCAAGGGCTTTCTGCGCGAGGGCGACCGTATCGAGGTCGTCATCGGCGATCAGACGGGCGGCTCACCCGGCTTCCGCCTGCAGTCGTTCTGCGAATCGGAGTTTGCCTTCAAGGTGCTGGCGGATGTCTGCGCCACCGGCCACTTCATTCCGGTACCGCAAAGCCCCACCATCGCGATCGTGCCGGGGCCGCCGGCGGTGTGGAAAGCGGTGCTGCCGACCCTGCGCCGTCCCGGCGAAACGTTCCGGTTGAGCCTTAAGGCTGAAGACAGTTTTGGCAATCCCTCCGACCAGGTGGATACCGCACTCGTGCTTGCCAGCGACCATCCGATCGACGGTCTGCCCAAGACGGTGCGGTTCGAGCCGGGCCAGCGCGCACTGGTCATCGACGGTTTGTCGTGCGCCGACAATACGACGCTCGACATCGCGGTCCGCACGCCCGACGGCGAGTTGCTGGCGGTCACCAACCCGCTTGTGATCCGGGACGGGTATGACGCCGGCTACTGGGGCGATATGCACGGGCAGAGCGGTGAATCCGTCGGCATCAACACGGCGCGTGAGTACTTCACCTTCGCGCGCGATCTCGCGTTTCTGGATGCGACAAGCC carries:
- the aqpZ gene encoding aquaporin Z produces the protein MAQRLGAEFLGTFWLVFGGCGSAVLAAAFPEVGIGLLGVSLAFGLTVLTMAYAVGHISGGHFNPAVTLGLWAGGRFGAGQVIPYWVAQVVGAIAAAAVLYVIASGNAEFGLETGFAANGFGENSPGGYTIVAALAAEIVLTFFFILIIMGVTDKRAPAGFAPLAIGLALTLIHLISIPVTNTSVNPARSTGQAIFVGDWALAQLWLFWVAPLIGGALGGIVYRWLGKSDDS
- a CDS encoding SDR family NAD(P)-dependent oxidoreductase: MHDQAQKAPLLTSFGTDASAVVIGASGGIGGALTDALRSCPRFGTVHGLARSLPDSQCKHGTELRLDLTDEASIAAAAARLAAEAAPLDLIIVATGILHDGDTLKPEKSWRALDGATMAQAFQINTIGPALIAKHMLPLLAEDRKAAFAVLSARVGSIGDNQLGGWHSYRASKAALNMIIRTLSIELTRRNPSALCVGLHPGTVDTALSEPFQGGVPAGTLVTPATAAGNLLTVLDRLNPADTGKVFAWDGGPIAP
- a CDS encoding glutathione peroxidase → MFVRCLMVFAALLGGASTAAADGSQSAHDFFFTAIEGGPLPLSQYEGSVVLVVNTASRCGFTRQYDDLQAVWDRYRDQGLVVLGVPSNDFGGQEPGTEAEIKEFCEVNFSIDFPMTTKEHVKGQAAHPFYAWAVSEMGSMAKPMWNFHKYLIDGDGRLVDWFSSPTAPTSDRMTRAIEEQLARLDTAGG
- a CDS encoding DUF3429 domain-containing protein, which codes for MESASSTVPIPAPALWLGASGAVPFVTLAVASLTVDSASQAPVIVALGFYGAVILSFLGGVQWGLAIKDHEAAGASFNRLGLSVVPSLIAWLALLLPALAGLPLLAVAFIAAYVGDRRAGQRGLAPAWYPRLRLPLTVVVVASLLAASVSLAWAI
- a CDS encoding DUF427 domain-containing protein; translation: MIRPTPIAPGPGQESVWDYPRPPRLERVEADLRVVFADETVADSRDGYRVLETSHPPVYYIPPQDVRLDLLRESKMRSFCEFKGVAAYWTLAVGDRRSEHAAWGYPEPTARFAAIAGYVAFYASRVDACWVGDERVDAQVGDFYGGWITSAIVGPFKGGEGTFGW
- a CDS encoding VOC family protein — its product is MKIDYVELPAIDFAATKAFYGAAFGWTFEEWGDAYMAFSKAGLEGGFRKVSERPPRGGALVILYADDLATAEKAVMSVGGEIAERHDFPGGRRIHFHDPSGNELAIWTKA
- a CDS encoding GFA family protein: MPKPITGGCLCGAVRYEADQPPNEVYACHCRYCQRYTGSAFWAGAKFPEGALRFIAGAPSSHRATPLLERYFCTDCGSSIGLRYIKAPWPEYEPGMEVGLGSLDDPTAFEPAYHFCVESKLAWPQFDKAIPLLRGDEDEGLASAFDEASQADN